In Kitasatospora gansuensis, a genomic segment contains:
- a CDS encoding ABC transporter substrate-binding protein, which translates to MPVVFISPRRTLAVTTLLALTACGAEVTPSAESASSAHYPVTVDNCGSPVTYHHKPARVVTNDIGITELMLSLGLADRMAGYVMPDEKGDLAKVPWAAGYDGTKWLSKKEITKELVLDAKADLVFAGWNYGWNDTTGLTPAGLGKLGVGAYTLTESCRNGKEKARGVMPPLDALYADLANLGKIFDVEPKAQQLIGEFKAEVAKAEAGAPARRPSVFLYDSGQDKPFTSGRFAAPEQIISKAGGRNVMGDLDDSWTTVGWESVVARDPEVIVINNYGETGAEAKRQFLKSYPALANVSAVRNDRIFVLDYVDLVESPRNPSAITRLAAYLRTLPTP; encoded by the coding sequence ATTCCTGTCGTGTTCATCAGCCCCCGCCGTACCCTGGCCGTCACCACTCTGCTCGCCCTGACCGCCTGCGGTGCCGAGGTCACCCCCTCGGCGGAGAGCGCGAGTTCGGCGCACTACCCCGTCACCGTCGACAACTGCGGCAGCCCGGTGACGTATCACCACAAGCCCGCCCGGGTGGTCACCAACGACATCGGCATCACCGAGCTGATGCTCTCGCTCGGCCTGGCCGACCGGATGGCGGGCTATGTGATGCCGGACGAGAAGGGCGACCTGGCGAAGGTGCCGTGGGCGGCCGGGTACGACGGCACCAAGTGGCTGTCCAAGAAGGAGATCACCAAGGAACTGGTGCTGGACGCCAAGGCCGACCTGGTCTTCGCGGGCTGGAACTACGGCTGGAACGACACCACCGGACTGACCCCCGCCGGGCTCGGCAAGCTCGGCGTCGGCGCCTACACCCTCACCGAGTCCTGCCGGAACGGCAAGGAGAAGGCGCGCGGTGTGATGCCGCCGCTGGACGCGCTCTACGCGGACCTGGCCAATCTGGGGAAGATCTTCGACGTCGAGCCGAAGGCGCAGCAGTTGATCGGGGAGTTCAAGGCGGAGGTGGCGAAGGCGGAGGCCGGTGCACCCGCCCGGCGGCCGAGCGTCTTCCTCTACGACAGCGGCCAGGACAAGCCGTTCACCTCCGGGCGGTTCGCGGCCCCCGAACAGATCATCAGCAAGGCGGGCGGCCGCAACGTGATGGGCGACCTCGACGACTCCTGGACCACGGTGGGGTGGGAGAGCGTGGTGGCCAGGGACCCCGAGGTGATCGTGATCAACAACTACGGGGAGACCGGCGCGGAGGCCAAGCGTCAGTTCCTGAAGTCCTACCCGGCGTTGGCCAATGTCTCGGCCGTCCGGAACGACCGGATCTTCGTGCTTGACTACGTCGACCTGGTGGAGAGCCCGCGCAACCCGTCGGCGATCACCCGGCTCGCCGCGTACCTCCGGACGCTGCCCACCCCCTGA
- a CDS encoding ABC transporter ATP-binding protein codes for MRVDIEDVSVEIAGTRLVHEVTVRAASGQVLGLVGPNGSGKSTLLRCVYRALRPAAGAVRLDGDDLHGLTPREGARRVGALPQETVAEFDFTVAEVVGMGRLPHRRGFGAPGPEDAADCAAALARVGAGHLADRGFLQLSGGEKQRVLIARALVQQPKVLVLDEPTNHLDIAHQLEVLSLVRSSGLTVLTALHDLNLAAAHCDLLYVIAGGRIVASGPPGEVLSPELFAEVFGVRAHPVRHPVTGAVQLLFDRLHP; via the coding sequence ATGCGCGTCGACATCGAGGACGTCTCGGTCGAGATCGCCGGGACCAGACTGGTGCACGAGGTCACCGTACGGGCCGCGAGCGGCCAGGTGCTCGGCCTGGTCGGGCCGAACGGCAGCGGGAAGTCCACCCTGCTGCGCTGCGTGTACCGGGCGCTGCGCCCGGCGGCCGGCGCGGTCCGGCTGGACGGCGACGACCTGCACGGCCTGACGCCCCGTGAGGGCGCCCGCCGGGTCGGCGCGTTGCCGCAGGAGACGGTGGCCGAGTTCGACTTCACCGTCGCCGAGGTGGTCGGCATGGGCAGGCTGCCGCACCGGCGCGGCTTCGGTGCGCCGGGCCCGGAGGACGCGGCGGACTGCGCGGCGGCGCTGGCCCGGGTCGGCGCCGGGCACCTGGCGGACCGGGGGTTCCTCCAGCTCTCGGGCGGCGAGAAGCAACGGGTGCTGATCGCCCGGGCGCTGGTCCAGCAGCCGAAGGTGCTGGTCCTGGACGAACCCACCAACCACCTGGACATCGCACACCAGTTGGAGGTGCTGTCGCTGGTCCGGAGCAGCGGCCTGACCGTGCTCACGGCGCTGCACGACCTCAACCTGGCCGCCGCCCACTGCGACCTGCTGTACGTGATCGCCGGTGGCCGGATCGTGGCCTCCGGGCCGCCGGGGGAGGTGCTGTCGCCCGAACTGTTCGCCGAGGTGTTCGGGGTCCGGGCCCACCCGGTCCGCCATCCGGTGACCGGCGCCGTTCAGTTGCTCTTCGACCGTCTGCACCCCTGA
- a CDS encoding FecCD family ABC transporter permease: MSTAVAAPPIPKTAHPPARTPALAAGLTLALLVSLVCGVALGSSGIGWGTVLEYLRAGLTGGRISAEQLAGYTIVWEIRLPRTVLAAVVGAGLSATGVAVQAMVRNALADPFVLGISSGAAVGANAVLLLGAFASLGVWALSASAFASALAAMVLVYAVARTAQGLTPLRLVLTGTALAYGFSAVTSLMVFSAERGEAARTAMMWLLGSLGGATWASVPIAAGTVLAGTAYLLCRAGQLDVLAMGDETAAALGVDASRLRRALFVVTAAVTGTVVAVSGAIGFVGLMVPHLARMLVGADHRRVLTIAPLLGAVLLVWVDIVSRLLLAPAELPVGVITAVLGVPCFLLLMRRRSYSFGGR; the protein is encoded by the coding sequence GTGAGCACCGCCGTAGCCGCGCCGCCGATACCCAAAACCGCCCATCCGCCCGCCCGGACCCCGGCGCTGGCCGCCGGACTGACCCTCGCCCTGCTGGTCTCGCTGGTCTGCGGCGTCGCGCTGGGCTCCTCCGGGATCGGCTGGGGGACGGTGCTGGAGTACCTGCGGGCCGGTCTGACGGGTGGTCGGATCAGCGCCGAGCAGCTGGCCGGCTACACCATCGTCTGGGAGATCCGGCTGCCCAGGACCGTGCTGGCCGCCGTGGTCGGCGCCGGACTGTCCGCGACCGGCGTCGCCGTCCAGGCGATGGTGCGCAACGCGCTCGCCGACCCGTTCGTGCTCGGCATCTCCTCCGGCGCGGCCGTCGGCGCCAACGCCGTCCTGCTGCTGGGCGCGTTCGCCTCGCTCGGCGTCTGGGCGCTGTCCGCCTCCGCGTTCGCCTCGGCGCTGGCCGCCATGGTGCTGGTCTACGCGGTCGCCAGGACCGCCCAGGGGCTCACCCCGCTCCGCCTGGTGCTCACCGGCACCGCGCTGGCGTACGGCTTCTCCGCCGTCACCTCGCTGATGGTCTTCTCCGCCGAACGCGGCGAGGCCGCCCGGACCGCGATGATGTGGCTGCTCGGCAGCCTCGGCGGCGCCACCTGGGCGTCGGTCCCGATCGCCGCCGGCACCGTGCTGGCCGGCACCGCCTATCTGCTGTGCCGCGCCGGGCAGTTGGACGTGCTGGCGATGGGTGACGAGACCGCCGCCGCGCTGGGCGTGGACGCCTCCCGGCTGCGCCGGGCGCTGTTCGTGGTCACCGCCGCCGTCACCGGCACGGTGGTCGCGGTCAGCGGCGCGATCGGCTTCGTCGGCCTGATGGTCCCGCACCTGGCCCGGATGCTGGTCGGCGCCGACCACCGGCGGGTGCTGACGATCGCCCCGCTGCTCGGCGCGGTGCTGCTGGTCTGGGTGGACATCGTCTCCCGGCTGCTGCTCGCCCCCGCCGAACTGCCGGTCGGCGTGATCACCGCCGTGCTCGGGGTGCCGTGTTTCCTGCTGCTGATGCGCCGCCGCAGCTACAGCTTCGGCGGCCGCTGA
- a CDS encoding FG-GAP-like repeat-containing protein, with protein MKRLLAASLTALVGVSAALTGATGASAAVPAPPQTLRVLTLGDSITEGAGSRTGVGYRLPLAQLAAGQARYGVDFVGSRQIGAMADPDTEGHSGYMIDDIRSGVDGWLATARPDVVLLHIGINDLNRGVDREHAKDRLAALVDRIFADRPGVTVVLQGLIPTTVNDTGLIPLYNEAAEQLARDRRAEGKKLGYVAAPELPMAELPDGLHPNDAGYAKLARNFYDRLDQAFTDGWTARPAAPRAGTESGANGRVRWADWDGDGRTDYVVVNDDGTVQAFLNRGGDGQGGWEPQGQVATGLTTDRSRVRFADFDGDGRADYLMINPNGSVQAYLNRGGDGHGGWEVRGQVAGGLTTDQSKVRFVDWDGDGQTDYLHFTDSGAVQLYLNRGGDNHGGWYAQGQVATGVTADRARVRFADFDGDGRADYELIGTDGAVQAFLNRGGDNHGGWSTGARIATGVTSDQTQVHFADFDGDGHADYLVTGTDGAADAYLWNGGDAGGGWTVRGRIATGA; from the coding sequence ATGAAGCGTTTGCTGGCAGCCTCCCTGACCGCACTCGTCGGCGTGAGCGCCGCCCTGACCGGAGCCACCGGCGCCTCGGCGGCCGTGCCCGCACCCCCGCAGACCCTGCGGGTGCTGACGCTCGGTGACTCGATCACCGAAGGCGCCGGCAGCCGGACCGGCGTCGGCTACCGGCTGCCGTTGGCCCAGCTGGCGGCGGGTCAGGCCCGGTACGGCGTGGACTTCGTCGGGTCCCGGCAGATCGGGGCGATGGCCGACCCCGACACCGAGGGTCACAGCGGGTACATGATCGACGACATCCGGAGCGGGGTGGACGGCTGGCTCGCGACGGCCCGGCCCGACGTCGTCCTGCTGCACATCGGGATCAACGACCTGAACCGGGGCGTGGACCGGGAGCACGCCAAGGACCGGCTGGCCGCCCTGGTGGACCGGATCTTCGCGGACCGGCCCGGCGTCACGGTCGTCCTGCAGGGCCTGATACCCACGACGGTGAACGACACCGGCCTGATCCCGCTGTACAACGAGGCGGCCGAGCAGCTGGCCAGGGACCGCAGGGCCGAGGGCAAGAAGCTCGGCTACGTCGCCGCACCCGAGCTCCCGATGGCCGAACTGCCCGACGGCCTGCACCCGAACGACGCCGGCTACGCGAAGCTGGCCCGGAACTTCTACGACCGGCTGGACCAGGCGTTCACCGACGGCTGGACCGCCCGCCCGGCGGCCCCCCGGGCGGGGACCGAGTCCGGTGCGAACGGCCGGGTGCGGTGGGCGGACTGGGACGGTGACGGCCGCACCGACTACGTCGTCGTCAACGACGACGGCACGGTGCAGGCGTTCCTGAACCGGGGCGGGGACGGTCAGGGCGGCTGGGAGCCGCAGGGTCAGGTGGCGACCGGCCTGACCACCGACCGCAGCCGGGTCAGGTTCGCGGACTTCGACGGGGACGGCCGGGCCGACTACCTGATGATCAACCCGAATGGCTCGGTCCAGGCGTACCTGAACCGGGGCGGGGACGGGCACGGCGGCTGGGAGGTGCGCGGCCAGGTGGCGGGCGGCCTGACCACCGATCAGTCCAAGGTCCGGTTCGTGGACTGGGACGGCGACGGCCAGACCGACTACCTGCACTTCACCGACAGCGGCGCGGTCCAGCTCTACCTGAACCGGGGCGGCGACAACCACGGCGGCTGGTACGCGCAGGGCCAGGTGGCGACCGGTGTGACGGCGGACCGGGCCCGGGTGCGGTTTGCCGACTTCGACGGGGACGGCCGGGCCGACTACGAGCTGATCGGGACCGACGGCGCGGTGCAGGCGTTCCTGAACCGGGGCGGCGACAACCACGGCGGCTGGAGCACCGGCGCCCGGATCGCGACCGGGGTGACGAGCGATCAGACCCAGGTGCACTTCGCGGACTTCGACGGCGACGGCCACGCCGACTACCTGGTGACCGGGACCGACGGCGCCGCCGACGCGTACCTGTGGAACGGCGGGGACGCCGGCGGCGGCTGGACCGTCCGGGGCCGGATCGCCACGGGCGCCTGA
- a CDS encoding SDR family oxidoreductase, with the protein MAGALDGKVALVAGATRGAGRGIAVQLGAAGATVYVTGRSTRGRRSEYDRPETIEETADLVTAAGGHGIAVVTDHLVPEQVAALVRRIDTEQGRLDLLVNDIWGGEQLFEWNSTVWEHDLDHGLRLLRLAVETHAITSHHALPLLLRTPGGLVVEMTDGTEEYNRTRYRVSFFYDLAKSAVLRMAFSLGHELGPRGATAVALTPGWLRSELMLDTFGVTEANWRDAIAKVPHFGISETPSYVGRAVAALAADPDVARWNGQSLSSGQLARVYGFTDLDGSRPDAWRYMVEVQDPDLPADPTGYR; encoded by the coding sequence ATGGCAGGAGCACTCGACGGGAAGGTCGCCCTGGTCGCGGGCGCGACCAGGGGCGCGGGACGGGGCATCGCCGTCCAGCTGGGCGCCGCCGGGGCGACGGTGTACGTGACCGGGCGCAGCACCCGGGGACGGCGCTCGGAGTACGACCGTCCGGAGACGATCGAGGAGACCGCCGACCTGGTCACTGCGGCCGGCGGACACGGCATCGCGGTGGTGACGGACCATCTGGTCCCCGAGCAGGTCGCCGCGCTGGTCCGCCGAATCGACACCGAGCAGGGTCGGCTGGACCTGCTGGTGAACGACATCTGGGGCGGCGAACAACTCTTCGAGTGGAACAGCACCGTCTGGGAGCACGACCTCGACCACGGCCTGCGCCTGCTGCGCCTCGCGGTGGAGACCCACGCCATCACCAGTCACCACGCGCTGCCGCTGCTGCTGCGCACGCCGGGCGGCCTGGTGGTCGAGATGACCGACGGCACCGAGGAGTACAACCGCACCCGCTACCGGGTCTCGTTCTTCTACGACCTGGCCAAGTCCGCCGTCCTGCGGATGGCCTTCTCGCTCGGCCACGAACTCGGCCCGCGCGGCGCCACCGCCGTGGCCCTGACGCCTGGTTGGCTGCGCTCGGAGCTGATGCTCGACACCTTCGGCGTCACCGAGGCGAACTGGCGGGACGCGATCGCCAAGGTGCCGCACTTCGGCATCTCCGAGACCCCCTCGTACGTCGGCCGCGCGGTCGCGGCCCTCGCCGCCGACCCGGACGTCGCCCGCTGGAACGGGCAGTCCCTCTCCAGCGGCCAACTCGCCCGGGTCTACGGCTTCACCGACCTCGACGGCAGCCGGCCGGACGCCTGGCGCTACATGGTCGAGGTCCAGGACCCCGACCTGCCCGCCGACCCGACCGGCTACCGCTGA
- a CDS encoding maltokinase N-terminal cap-like domain-containing protein, which yields MAVVHQTTMNPGKLDLLTEWLPRQHWYLGADRAPVLVKGGGFRLDDPEGEVGIEFMVVVDTAGPDPVAYLVPMSYRGAPNGTGPEAGLIGTSEHGVLGTRWIYDGTADPVLMMELAALLAGRAVPQQQNGSDAADPTVTVHPATGDSFDYEVIRVLHPLEGEGAPGQVVAGWVRPDGTAVRGVFATALP from the coding sequence ATGGCCGTCGTCCACCAGACCACCATGAACCCCGGCAAACTCGACCTGCTCACCGAGTGGCTGCCGCGCCAGCACTGGTACCTCGGCGCGGACCGGGCGCCGGTGCTGGTCAAGGGCGGCGGGTTCCGGCTGGACGATCCCGAGGGCGAGGTGGGGATCGAGTTCATGGTGGTGGTGGACACGGCCGGGCCCGATCCGGTGGCGTACCTGGTGCCGATGAGCTACCGGGGCGCGCCGAACGGGACGGGGCCGGAGGCGGGGCTGATCGGCACCTCCGAGCACGGGGTGCTGGGCACCAGGTGGATCTACGACGGGACCGCCGACCCCGTTCTCATGATGGAGCTGGCCGCCCTGCTGGCCGGCCGGGCGGTGCCGCAGCAGCAGAACGGGAGCGATGCCGCGGACCCGACCGTCACGGTGCACCCGGCCACCGGAGACTCCTTCGACTACGAGGTCATCCGCGTCCTGCACCCCCTGGAGGGCGAGGGCGCCCCGGGCCAGGTCGTCGCGGGCTGGGTCCGGCCGGACGGCACCGCCGTACGCGGCGTCTTCGCCACGGCCCTTCCGTAA
- a CDS encoding FtsX-like permease family protein: MALAGVGRRFGRHGLVLASVAVSILVATAVLAAVAGLARAAATAGVRERLAVDAARSVEVNARWTAQGLPAADRAVHTALVRVMGGTPFRTETALRAVGAVDLALPPAGRRQLTDTTLPGLPVALPDPGRYARLRSGSWPAASTAGGGLRVALPEAVADRLGLDSGGSTVIHDPVTGGPLELTVTGVYRPDPAAAAIWSGLGGADREAPDLLVADGAQLTALPGFRDRMVAVWLALPDTGRLSLSELVQLRDRSAAFAGSDTTRSVYRGGAVALTDTSVRSALPAAVDRQVLPSLTARAEVAVPLALLAVLAAVVLILTARRLADSLAGERALQRSRGAGAVRLLAVTAGEWALAAVPAAAAGLLLAEPLLRAVLRGAGVHGLAADGARSAWWTAAFALAVHGAALLLPLALQALDPGVQRALRGRRAPGLGLQKAGADLALLTVAVLGFLQLRHYRSLLTQRPGYGFDSGVDLVLVLAPMAMAVAGAVLLLRLLPLAGRLMERAAGRARGLVLPLGGWQLSRDAGRQAVPVLVTLLAVACGSLAAGVLAALPTSDRDRAVFQVGADLRLSGVSGPPAQRHAALAALPGVTGLTPVAEQPAFVGGTVVRTVAVDTAASALAGLPALRPDQADRPAPALLAPLTGAPAQGLAVPGRPTALEASVRATTDLPVPGSGLLLQLWVQDAHGLTDVLSVPLPADGRPHTLTLPLADSERRAHPLTVSRFGVHFPAELSERTTLDLRLTGIGAVGAGGRTELALPPGQSWFRAGTAFGRPDALGCPVGGAPGSDSPDDGGVVARRATACSWQSGGPDLLHTVLRSQQPSRISDLAGLDAVFAVLPGTGTTRPSPAALPAVADRALLDELNTEVGAIVQLSWEQKGLVQPIRITGEVDALPGYERGRGHLLLDLRAVAAARAPTAEPPPADARWWLSSADPAATRAAVDGHGELGRAQSARQVAAELSADPFRAGLRCAWLLVLVTAPLFAVTALTLHTVGAVRARRREFAVLRALGVRRGELTALLRAEQVAVTALPVLLGGLLGLLLTALLLPLVVLEDSAGPLFPALAVAPGRPAAALTVLASGLLLTLAVLVLTRLLARVDLVRALRAGDSG, encoded by the coding sequence ATGGCACTGGCGGGGGTCGGGCGCCGATTCGGGCGGCACGGGCTGGTGCTCGCGTCCGTGGCCGTGAGCATCCTGGTGGCGACGGCGGTGCTGGCCGCGGTGGCCGGCCTGGCCCGGGCGGCAGCCACCGCGGGGGTGCGCGAGCGGCTCGCGGTCGACGCCGCCCGCTCGGTCGAGGTGAACGCGCGCTGGACGGCGCAGGGCCTGCCCGCGGCCGACCGGGCGGTGCACACCGCGCTGGTCCGGGTGATGGGCGGTACCCCGTTCCGTACCGAGACCGCGCTGCGCGCCGTCGGCGCGGTGGACCTGGCACTGCCGCCCGCCGGACGACGGCAGCTCACCGACACCACGCTCCCGGGACTCCCGGTCGCCCTGCCGGACCCCGGCCGGTACGCCCGGCTCCGCAGCGGCAGTTGGCCCGCCGCGAGCACCGCCGGCGGCGGGCTGCGGGTCGCCCTCCCCGAGGCCGTCGCCGACCGGCTCGGCCTGGACAGCGGCGGCAGCACGGTCATCCACGACCCGGTCACCGGCGGCCCGCTCGAGCTCACCGTGACCGGCGTCTACCGGCCCGATCCGGCGGCCGCCGCGATCTGGTCCGGGCTCGGCGGCGCCGACCGCGAGGCCCCGGACCTGCTGGTGGCCGACGGCGCCCAACTGACCGCGCTGCCCGGCTTCCGTGACCGGATGGTGGCCGTCTGGCTGGCCCTGCCCGACACCGGCCGGCTCAGCCTGTCCGAACTGGTCCAGCTACGCGACCGGTCGGCCGCCTTCGCCGGTTCGGACACCACCCGCTCGGTCTACCGCGGCGGCGCCGTGGCGCTGACCGACACCAGCGTGCGCAGCGCCCTGCCCGCGGCGGTCGACCGCCAGGTGCTCCCGTCCCTGACGGCCCGGGCCGAGGTCGCCGTGCCGCTCGCCCTGCTCGCCGTGCTCGCCGCGGTGGTCCTGATCCTGACGGCCCGTCGGCTGGCCGACTCGCTCGCCGGCGAGCGGGCGCTCCAGCGCTCCCGGGGAGCCGGTGCGGTCCGGCTGCTCGCGGTGACGGCCGGTGAGTGGGCACTGGCCGCCGTCCCGGCGGCGGCCGCCGGGCTGCTGCTGGCCGAGCCGTTGCTCCGCGCCGTCCTGCGGGGCGCCGGGGTGCACGGCCTGGCGGCGGACGGTGCCCGGAGCGCCTGGTGGACCGCCGCCTTCGCGCTCGCGGTCCACGGCGCGGCCCTGCTGCTGCCGCTGGCCCTGCAGGCGCTGGACCCGGGCGTCCAGCGGGCGCTGCGCGGGCGCCGGGCACCCGGGCTGGGCCTGCAGAAGGCCGGTGCGGACCTGGCGCTGCTCACCGTCGCGGTCCTCGGCTTCCTCCAACTGCGCCACTACCGGAGCCTGTTGACGCAGCGTCCGGGCTACGGCTTCGACTCCGGGGTCGACCTGGTGCTGGTGCTCGCCCCGATGGCGATGGCGGTGGCCGGCGCGGTGCTGCTGCTGCGGCTGTTGCCACTGGCCGGGCGGCTGATGGAGCGGGCGGCCGGCCGGGCCCGAGGGCTGGTACTGCCGCTCGGCGGCTGGCAGTTGAGCCGCGACGCCGGCCGCCAGGCCGTTCCGGTCCTGGTGACGCTGCTGGCCGTGGCCTGCGGCAGTCTGGCCGCGGGGGTGCTGGCCGCGCTGCCCACCAGCGACCGCGACCGGGCCGTCTTCCAGGTCGGCGCCGACCTGCGGCTCTCCGGGGTGTCCGGCCCGCCCGCGCAACGGCATGCCGCGCTGGCCGCGCTGCCGGGCGTCACGGGACTCACCCCCGTGGCCGAGCAGCCGGCCTTCGTGGGCGGCACGGTCGTCCGGACGGTCGCCGTCGACACCGCCGCTTCGGCCCTCGCTGGGCTGCCCGCGCTCCGCCCCGACCAGGCCGACCGTCCGGCCCCGGCCCTGCTGGCCCCGCTCACCGGAGCGCCCGCCCAGGGGCTCGCGGTACCGGGCCGGCCCACCGCGCTGGAGGCATCCGTCCGGGCCACCACCGACCTGCCGGTCCCCGGCTCCGGCCTGTTGCTGCAGCTCTGGGTCCAGGACGCCCACGGGCTGACCGACGTCCTGTCGGTGCCGTTGCCCGCCGACGGCCGCCCGCACACCCTGACCCTGCCGCTGGCCGACAGTGAGCGGCGCGCCCACCCGCTGACGGTCAGTCGGTTCGGTGTCCACTTCCCCGCCGAGCTGTCCGAGCGGACCACCCTGGACCTGCGGCTGACGGGAATCGGCGCCGTCGGCGCCGGTGGGCGCACCGAGTTGGCGCTCCCGCCGGGGCAGAGCTGGTTCCGCGCCGGTACGGCCTTCGGCCGCCCGGACGCTCTCGGCTGTCCCGTGGGCGGCGCCCCTGGCTCCGACTCCCCGGACGACGGCGGCGTGGTGGCCAGGCGGGCCACCGCCTGCAGCTGGCAGAGCGGCGGTCCGGACCTGTTGCACACGGTGCTGCGCTCCCAGCAGCCGTCGAGGATCTCGGACCTGGCCGGCCTGGACGCGGTCTTCGCGGTGCTCCCCGGCACCGGCACCACTAGGCCCTCGCCCGCTGCCCTGCCCGCCGTCGCCGATCGCGCCCTGCTCGACGAGCTGAACACCGAGGTCGGCGCGATCGTCCAGCTCAGCTGGGAACAGAAGGGGCTGGTCCAGCCGATCCGGATCACCGGGGAGGTCGACGCGCTGCCCGGCTACGAGCGGGGCCGGGGCCACCTGCTGCTGGACCTGCGCGCGGTCGCCGCCGCTCGCGCGCCCACCGCGGAACCGCCGCCCGCCGACGCTCGCTGGTGGCTGAGCAGCGCCGACCCGGCCGCCACCCGGGCCGCCGTCGACGGCCACGGCGAACTCGGCCGGGCGCAGAGCGCCCGGCAGGTCGCCGCCGAGCTGAGCGCCGACCCGTTCCGGGCCGGACTGCGCTGTGCCTGGCTGCTGGTCCTGGTCACCGCGCCGCTGTTCGCGGTGACCGCGCTGACCCTGCACACGGTGGGCGCGGTCCGGGCCCGCCGACGGGAGTTCGCGGTGCTCCGCGCGCTGGGCGTACGGCGCGGCGAACTCACCGCGCTGCTCCGCGCCGAGCAGGTGGCGGTGACCGCGCTGCCGGTCCTGCTCGGTGGCCTGCTGGGGCTGCTGCTGACGGCCCTGCTGCTGCCGCTCGTCGTCCTGGAGGACAGCGCGGGCCCGCTCTTCCCGGCCCTGGCCGTCGCACCGGGCCGGCCCGCCGCCGCGCTCACGGTGCTGGCCAGCGGCCTGCTGCTGACCCTCGCGGTGCTGGTCCTCACCCGGCTGCTGGCCCGGGTCGACCTGGTCCGGGCCCTGCGTGCGGGGGACAGCGGATGA
- a CDS encoding ABC transporter ATP-binding protein: MVMCESLVRIYRTDANARRGSGEVQALQGLDLAVQEGELLALVGASGSGKSTLLGILAGQDSPSAGTVEVAGTDLGRLGQRERTAYRRRTVGVIRQQTASNLLPYLTARENVQLPMGYAGLPRRQRAARALELLDLMGIAHAADRTPAALSGGEQQRVAIAVALANRPRLLLADEPTGELDTTTSEEIFAALRAANSELGTTVLIVTHDPLVADQVRRTVRIRDGRTSTEVLRHSAEAGTDGALTAQEYTVLDRVGRLQLPREFTRSLGLADRVRLVLEHDHITVWPDHDRPPPSAGAE; the protein is encoded by the coding sequence ATGGTGATGTGCGAGAGCCTGGTGCGGATCTACCGCACCGACGCGAACGCCCGCCGCGGCAGCGGCGAGGTGCAGGCCCTGCAGGGGCTCGACCTCGCCGTCCAGGAGGGCGAACTGCTCGCCCTGGTCGGCGCCTCCGGCTCCGGCAAGTCCACCCTGCTCGGCATCCTGGCCGGTCAGGACTCCCCCAGCGCCGGCACCGTCGAGGTGGCCGGCACCGACCTCGGCAGGCTCGGGCAGCGCGAGCGGACCGCCTACCGGCGCCGGACCGTCGGGGTGATCCGGCAGCAGACCGCGAGCAACCTGCTGCCCTACCTGACGGCCCGTGAGAACGTGCAGCTGCCGATGGGTTACGCCGGTCTGCCGCGCCGTCAGCGCGCCGCCCGGGCACTGGAACTGCTCGACCTGATGGGCATCGCCCACGCCGCCGACCGCACGCCCGCCGCGCTCTCCGGCGGCGAGCAGCAGCGGGTGGCGATCGCCGTCGCGCTGGCCAACCGCCCGCGCCTGCTGCTCGCCGACGAGCCGACCGGCGAGCTGGACACCACCACCTCGGAGGAGATCTTCGCCGCCCTGCGCGCCGCCAACAGCGAGCTGGGCACCACCGTACTGATCGTCACTCACGACCCGCTGGTGGCCGACCAGGTCCGCCGCACGGTACGGATCCGCGACGGACGCACCTCCACCGAGGTGCTGCGCCACTCGGCCGAGGCCGGTACGGACGGCGCGCTCACCGCCCAGGAGTACACCGTGCTGGACCGGGTCGGCCGGCTCCAGCTGCCGCGCGAGTTCACCCGGTCGCTGGGCCTGGCGGACCGGGTTCGGCTGGTCCTGGAACACGACCACATCACCGTGTGGCCCGACCACGACCGCCCGCCGCCGTCCGCCGGGGCGGAGTGA
- a CDS encoding pyridoxine/pyridoxamine 5'-phosphate oxidase, translating to MTRPAQQSEELATLRQLLRTRPPMDRKLPVFDPLDAPADPATLHVSWLLEAMTAELPDAQVVTFATSDGDGHPDARVLVLRDIDPATGRWSVFADLRSPMGEQLAVTPWAALTSYWPDFGRQVRVRGPVEAVDQQDAPPAERGVGPAGHTAAVVGRQSQRLGSAGELESAWLLAAAEVAADPTAPVPGLTRYVLRAETVEFWQGDPGRRHIRLAYERSSGGWERGLLWP from the coding sequence GTGACGCGACCGGCCCAGCAGAGCGAGGAGTTGGCGACGCTCCGTCAACTGCTGCGCACCCGCCCGCCGATGGACCGGAAGCTGCCGGTCTTCGACCCGCTCGACGCTCCGGCGGACCCGGCCACCCTGCACGTGAGCTGGCTGCTGGAGGCGATGACGGCCGAGCTGCCGGACGCCCAGGTGGTCACCTTCGCCACCTCGGACGGCGACGGTCACCCCGACGCCCGGGTGCTGGTCCTGCGCGACATCGACCCGGCCACCGGCCGCTGGAGCGTCTTCGCCGACCTGCGCAGCCCGATGGGCGAACAGCTCGCCGTCACCCCCTGGGCCGCCCTCACCTCGTACTGGCCCGACTTCGGCCGCCAGGTCAGGGTGCGCGGCCCCGTCGAGGCGGTCGACCAGCAGGACGCGCCGCCCGCCGAGCGGGGGGTCGGCCCGGCCGGGCACACCGCCGCCGTGGTCGGCCGGCAGAGCCAGCGGCTGGGCAGCGCGGGGGAGTTGGAGTCCGCCTGGCTGCTGGCCGCCGCCGAGGTGGCCGCCGACCCGACCGCACCGGTGCCGGGCCTGACCCGGTACGTGCTGCGCGCCGAGACGGTGGAGTTCTGGCAGGGCGACCCCGGGCGGCGGCACATCAGGCTGGCGTACGAGCGGTCCAGCGGCGGGTGGGAGCGGGGGCTGCTCTGGCCGTGA